A single window of Hyphomicrobiales bacterium DNA harbors:
- a CDS encoding Adenosylmethionine-8-amino-7-oxononanoate aminotransferase, whose protein sequence is MSNIFHRSAKSVPPMASHASGCTIVDQSGKRYLDACGGAAVSCIGHGDQDVVAAIREQAEKLAYAHTSFFTTDAAEELAAYLSTSTESRLPKVYFTSGGSEAAETALKMAHSYHRERGQPGRTHIIARRQSYHGNTVGALSTGGNMWRRTAYEALMLPGISHIDPCFYYRYAAPDESPEAYGRRMAVQLAEEIERIGADNVSCFIAETVVGATSGCVAAEEGYFKAIRAICDRHGVLLILDEVMCGMGRTGTLHAFEQEGIVPDILIIAKGLGAGYIPLGAVMCRDFVFEAFHKGSGAFIHGHTFVGHPVACAAALATQNVIREKNLVDASARQGRVLLERLAEVFRSHSHVGDIRGRGLFIGLELVEDRATNVPFAPDVQLNARVKRAAMDIGLLIYPGGGTIDGRLGDHILLAPHYILTEDEIETIVARLAVAMDEAITSARQQTSLSES, encoded by the coding sequence ATGAGCAACATATTTCATCGCTCTGCAAAAAGCGTCCCCCCTATGGCCAGCCATGCGTCAGGCTGCACGATTGTCGATCAGAGCGGCAAGAGGTACCTCGATGCTTGTGGAGGTGCGGCCGTTTCATGCATCGGTCATGGCGATCAGGACGTTGTTGCTGCAATCCGCGAGCAAGCTGAAAAGCTCGCTTATGCGCATACCAGCTTCTTCACTACCGACGCTGCAGAGGAACTCGCCGCCTATCTCAGTACGAGCACCGAGTCCCGGCTACCAAAAGTCTATTTTACGTCCGGCGGCTCCGAGGCCGCTGAAACTGCGTTGAAGATGGCTCACAGCTACCACCGGGAGCGCGGCCAGCCGGGGCGAACCCATATCATTGCGCGCCGCCAGTCCTATCACGGCAATACCGTTGGCGCTCTCTCGACGGGTGGCAACATGTGGCGGCGAACCGCCTATGAAGCGCTGATGCTGCCTGGGATCTCCCATATCGATCCCTGCTTTTACTATCGCTATGCCGCGCCTGATGAAAGTCCGGAAGCCTATGGACGACGGATGGCTGTCCAACTTGCGGAGGAGATTGAGCGCATCGGCGCAGATAACGTGTCCTGCTTCATCGCTGAAACCGTCGTGGGTGCCACATCGGGCTGCGTGGCCGCCGAAGAGGGATACTTCAAGGCGATCCGCGCGATCTGCGATCGACACGGCGTATTGCTGATCCTCGATGAGGTGATGTGCGGCATGGGCCGCACGGGCACGTTGCACGCATTTGAGCAGGAGGGCATCGTTCCGGACATCCTGATTATCGCCAAAGGATTGGGTGCAGGCTACATCCCACTTGGTGCAGTGATGTGTCGCGACTTCGTCTTTGAAGCCTTCCATAAGGGGTCCGGTGCGTTCATTCATGGCCACACATTCGTTGGCCATCCCGTGGCTTGCGCGGCGGCACTGGCGACCCAGAACGTCATCCGCGAGAAGAATCTCGTCGATGCGTCAGCCCGTCAGGGCCGCGTTTTGCTGGAACGTCTAGCCGAGGTATTTCGGTCGCATTCCCATGTCGGCGACATCCGCGGGCGTGGGCTATTCATTGGCTTGGAACTGGTGGAGGACAGGGCGACCAACGTGCCATTTGCGCCGGACGTGCAACTCAACGCCAGGGTCAAGCGGGCGGCCATGGACATTGGCCTGCTGATCTACCCAGGTGGTGGAACGATCGATGGGCGTCTCGGCGACCACATTCTCCTTGCCCCGCATTATATCCTCACGGAAGACGAGATCGAAACCATCGTCGCCAGACTGGCTGTTGCGATGGACGAAGCGATCACATCTGCGCGGCAACAGACATCCCTGAGCGAATCATAG
- a CDS encoding hypothetical protein (Evidence 5 : Unknown function) gives MHINTSEVGSYRHKPRFRRLPSGGSAGASRRGRAPRPVGDGFVERDHFFDAAAIVIDGSLSNDEAILSCGTENGLRG, from the coding sequence ATGCATATCAATACCTCGGAAGTCGGGAGCTACCGCCACAAACCTCGTTTCCGGCGTTTGCCGAGCGGAGGATCGGCCGGCGCATCTCGACGAGGTCGTGCGCCGCGCCCGGTCGGGGACGGTTTCGTCGAGCGCGATCATTTCTTCGATGCGGCGGCCATCGTCATCGACGGTAGCCTGAGCAATGACGAGGCGATCCTTTCCTGCGGCACCGAAAACGGTCTGCGGGGCTGA
- a CDS encoding hypothetical protein (Evidence 5 : Unknown function): protein MAQKKHKPEEIVVKLRQVDVLVSQGRPVAEAIRTIGVTAFTI, encoded by the coding sequence ATGGCGCAGAAGAAGCATAAGCCTGAAGAGATCGTCGTGAAGCTTCGGCAGGTCGACGTTTTGGTGTCGCAGGGACGGCCGGTAGCCGAGGCGATCCGGACGATCGGGGTGACGGCGTTCACCATCTAA
- a CDS encoding hypothetical protein (Evidence 5 : Unknown function), with translation MLVAAAISLHYGLYERNLPLLQLGIFPCQFAALNASLAPARIPIARESCASGHEVVD, from the coding sequence ATGCTGGTCGCTGCAGCAATCTCACTCCATTATGGCCTCTACGAGCGCAACCTCCCACTGCTTCAGCTGGGTATCTTTCCTTGCCAATTCGCTGCGCTCAACGCTTCACTAGCGCCAGCTCGTATTCCAATCGCTCGCGAATCTTGTGCCTCAGGTCACGAAGTTGTCGACTGA
- a CDS encoding hypothetical protein (Evidence 5 : Unknown function) — protein sequence MSAIFAKKIGGTYFRYSDDILVIAPISEADAIFLEKDIRYAITTYGKGLLIKEEKSAIHKFVQTGHRQTVTVIKATDKNGKPTLNKPFEYLGFRYDGRQVYIRDKTMSNLHRKIASVSQAMAIRLVKRYQGKAVSDILGLVDFEKFVQAFGPVEDFRSKSDDYRS from the coding sequence ATGTCCGCAATCTTTGCGAAAAAGATTGGCGGAACATATTTTCGATACTCTGATGACATTCTCGTCATTGCGCCGATCTCCGAAGCAGATGCCATCTTTCTCGAGAAGGACATCCGCTACGCAATCACCACCTATGGCAAAGGGCTCCTTATCAAGGAAGAGAAGTCGGCGATACACAAGTTCGTCCAGACCGGACATCGACAGACGGTCACAGTGATCAAAGCGACCGACAAAAACGGGAAGCCAACCCTTAACAAGCCGTTTGAGTACCTGGGCTTCCGGTATGATGGAAGGCAGGTGTACATCCGCGATAAGACAATGAGCAATCTCCATCGCAAGATTGCTTCGGTCTCGCAAGCCATGGCGATCCGCCTAGTGAAGCGATACCAAGGCAAAGCCGTAAGCGATATCCTGGGTCTCGTCGACTTTGAGAAATTTGTGCAAGCGTTTGGCCCGGTCGAGGACTTCCGCAGCAAATCCGACGACTATCGGTCTTGA
- a CDS encoding hypothetical protein (Evidence 5 : Unknown function), whose product MDILHMRGQFRTPRASMGCDIGRGVESHRHCCAVALDISNFFETLKHGRVKQVWAELIGRAKLPADHFKVFEAITRYAFVDVIKAYERLGYYGDKADKHGNIRKGYLRARKDIPAQLCDGKIFRQKIADPKPNIVEVNSTGRGVPQGAPLSDLLANAYLFEFDKYVRNLCEKDWRNIFSIL is encoded by the coding sequence ATGGACATCCTGCACATGCGCGGGCAGTTCCGTACGCCACGCGCCTCAATGGGATGCGACATTGGGCGCGGTGTTGAGTCTCACCGACATTGCTGTGCAGTCGCACTCGATATAAGCAATTTCTTCGAGACCTTGAAACATGGCCGAGTAAAACAAGTTTGGGCTGAACTGATCGGGCGGGCAAAGCTCCCTGCGGATCACTTTAAGGTTTTCGAGGCCATCACCCGTTATGCGTTCGTCGACGTCATCAAAGCTTATGAGAGGCTTGGTTATTACGGCGACAAAGCCGACAAGCATGGAAATATACGGAAGGGCTATCTCCGCGCCCGAAAGGACATACCCGCTCAGCTATGCGACGGAAAAATTTTTCGCCAGAAGATCGCTGATCCAAAACCTAACATAGTCGAGGTCAATTCGACTGGAAGGGGCGTTCCCCAAGGTGCACCCCTATCCGATCTTCTGGCCAATGCTTACCTGTTCGAATTCGACAAATATGTCCGCAATCTTTGCGAAAAAGATTGGCGGAACATATTTTCGATACTCTGA
- the qorA gene encoding putative quinone oxidoreductase 1 (Evidence 3 : Putative function from multiple computational evidences) — MVNAIRIHKNGGPDVMRFEEITLPAPGPGELLIKNRAIGLNFIDTYFRSGLYPVPRLPLVLGNESAGEVLAVGPNVAEFKAGDRVAAISTHGAYAEERIVPATSAVSLPAAISYEDAAGMLLKGFTAEYLLHRTYRVGPGETILVHAAAGATGLILSQWGKVLGATVIGTAGSKGKAELAKANGCDHVILYREENVAARVREITGGAMCDVVYDGIGKDTFIASLDSLRSFGLLASFGNASGAVEAFNLGVLASKGSLYVTRPTLNTYMADRETTIAMAKNLFGAVASGKVSVPVNAKFPLKAAAEAHRALESRGTTGSTLLVP, encoded by the coding sequence ATGGTCAATGCTATCCGCATTCATAAAAACGGTGGGCCGGATGTTATGCGGTTTGAGGAGATCACTCTTCCGGCTCCTGGCCCCGGCGAACTGCTAATCAAGAACCGCGCCATCGGCCTCAACTTCATTGATACCTATTTTCGATCGGGCCTCTATCCCGTACCGAGGCTGCCGCTTGTCCTTGGCAACGAGTCGGCCGGTGAGGTGCTCGCCGTCGGCCCGAATGTCGCCGAATTCAAGGCGGGCGACAGAGTCGCCGCAATATCAACTCACGGGGCATACGCAGAAGAGCGTATCGTTCCAGCAACATCGGCCGTCTCTTTGCCCGCCGCGATTTCCTACGAGGACGCGGCGGGCATGTTATTGAAGGGGTTCACTGCCGAATACCTACTACATCGGACTTATAGGGTGGGACCGGGTGAGACGATCCTTGTTCATGCCGCAGCGGGGGCGACCGGACTGATTCTGAGTCAATGGGGCAAGGTCCTAGGCGCCACCGTGATAGGAACTGCCGGCTCAAAGGGCAAGGCGGAGCTCGCTAAAGCGAATGGCTGCGACCATGTAATCCTCTACCGAGAAGAGAATGTCGCTGCGCGCGTAAGAGAAATCACCGGAGGCGCGATGTGTGATGTCGTCTATGATGGGATCGGCAAGGACACCTTTATAGCCTCGCTGGATTCGCTAAGGTCTTTCGGGTTGCTCGCGAGCTTCGGCAACGCATCGGGCGCGGTTGAGGCCTTCAATCTGGGCGTCCTGGCTTCTAAGGGCTCTCTCTATGTCACACGTCCTACGTTGAATACCTACATGGCGGATCGAGAAACAACCATCGCGATGGCGAAGAACCTCTTCGGGGCCGTCGCATCAGGCAAAGTCTCGGTCCCGGTCAACGCGAAATTCCCGCTAAAAGCTGCCGCGGAGGCGCATCGCGCGCTTGAGAGCCGCGGGACCACTGGGTCCACTCTCCTAGTTCCGTAG
- a CDS encoding Transporter substrate-binding domain-containing protein: MEFSTLARSMSRLRRAWKPLSLAAFCLAVANGNVQAETSRLDDVLKRDKLIVVGSSTTPPAGFVNEKGEHTGFEIEFARLIAKYLLGSPDKIEFIITSADGRFPAVLSGKADFGISTATIYPDRAVRLAFTRPYMDAGTAVVVPEESPIKEIADLNSPDVNLASSNSAAAVDRAKRFNAKGNPLFFDTDAAAFLALETGRAQAYQADIAVAKWRAANSKKKFRLLPGLLGNRNGNAIYMKPGDFRMWLTLDTIVQELVTGSKYDEYRELYRKWFDSDPPPQRFYN, from the coding sequence ATGGAATTCAGCACGTTAGCCCGCTCGATGTCGCGCCTACGCCGTGCGTGGAAACCGCTCTCGCTGGCAGCGTTCTGCCTGGCTGTCGCAAACGGCAACGTTCAGGCCGAGACCTCCAGGCTCGACGACGTCCTCAAGCGCGATAAATTAATAGTCGTTGGATCCAGCACAACGCCGCCGGCTGGATTCGTGAACGAGAAAGGCGAGCACACGGGTTTCGAAATCGAATTCGCGCGTCTGATAGCCAAGTATCTCCTGGGCAGCCCAGACAAGATCGAGTTCATCATCACGAGTGCCGACGGCCGCTTTCCCGCCGTGCTGTCCGGCAAGGCCGATTTCGGAATTTCAACCGCAACGATCTATCCGGACAGGGCCGTCCGATTGGCGTTTACGAGACCGTACATGGACGCCGGTACCGCCGTCGTTGTGCCGGAGGAGTCGCCCATCAAGGAAATCGCGGATCTCAACAGCCCTGACGTCAACCTCGCGTCAAGCAACAGCGCGGCCGCTGTGGACCGTGCAAAGCGGTTCAACGCCAAGGGCAACCCGCTCTTTTTCGACACTGACGCCGCGGCGTTTCTGGCGCTGGAGACAGGGCGTGCGCAAGCCTATCAAGCAGACATCGCAGTTGCGAAGTGGCGGGCGGCAAATTCCAAGAAGAAGTTCCGGCTGCTGCCCGGCCTCCTTGGCAATCGCAACGGCAACGCGATCTATATGAAGCCGGGCGACTTCAGGATGTGGCTCACCCTGGACACCATCGTTCAGGAACTCGTCACAGGTTCGAAGTACGACGAATATCGCGAACTGTATCGCAAATGGTTCGACTCCGATCCTCCGCCCCAGCGCTTCTATAACTAA